In Paraflavitalea devenefica, the following are encoded in one genomic region:
- a CDS encoding M14 family zinc carboxypeptidase: MKPFRYLISLPLIGLSASLCAQPIYSRVQLTIPEKGLAWLESQGVEFDHGELDKEQNIFITTLSHESLASLKKTGVRYSVLVDDEVAFFQKNAKKENFYMQADAIMLNGKLHYENPCGSHLTNITVPAGFIPGSYSGYYTFQEIQQRIDSLVNHYPGLVQKIILPTATLEGRPLIVVKISDNVTLDEAEPEAFYTGLHHAREGMSMMNLMFFMQYLVENYAADNRIKELVDSRELYFMPCVNPDGYRYNETSAPSGGGMWRKNRRVNGGGVYGVDLNRNYNVDWGVTGTNISTSHSPSNDAYVGPNEFSEAETQAIRAFSETRYFTIAIDHHAYGNYYVTPYGRPANHPFTTADVNFYKYASALMARYNGYFAGDGMATVGYYAVGNSRDWHITGDIGTGTKQKTYGYTVEVGSGNVGFGFWPNPENIIPIAKSMLFANLQMAYMAGPYFELQDMNTMAVNSTSASFTFSLRRIGLTNAPVTVSLLPLEHVQSVGASVTINSIANYFDSVQRSITYELPSGLPAGTRVRFVYQISSAGINLYDTVTKIYQPQSLFTDNMEWSSTANWTFSGTWGTSTTAAYQGTRSLSESPSGNYASAATTMATCNTSLNLADATAAYLSFWVRHRAENAYDKLQIQVSSGAGYLPVCGNNTVSEEVGTLGSQPALTGIREAWTREIIDLRDYLGNPVVNFRFRFMSNGSNAEDGFYIDNIEVVKATQQLLAVKFISITAVRVPEGARITWEVVADNDHDRFEIERSDDGEHFSTIGTVKGNAPYRFIDPAPGAVNFYRVRAVDIRGRSDYSRIVTLESIDAYTVNVFPNPVERMLHVRFNQTAKTRVLLTITDIAGRIQYRQPVNPDKGITDRQINVSQWPAQLYLVKIRNLQTGEESVFKMIKK; this comes from the coding sequence ATGAAACCATTTCGCTACCTGATTAGCTTACCATTAATTGGTTTATCCGCTTCCCTGTGCGCCCAGCCAATTTACAGCAGGGTGCAACTGACAATCCCTGAAAAAGGATTGGCCTGGCTGGAATCGCAGGGAGTTGAATTTGATCATGGCGAACTGGATAAAGAACAAAATATTTTCATTACCACCCTCAGCCACGAATCGCTGGCGAGCCTGAAGAAAACAGGGGTACGTTATTCCGTGCTGGTTGATGATGAAGTGGCCTTCTTTCAAAAGAATGCCAAAAAAGAAAACTTCTATATGCAGGCCGATGCCATTATGCTGAATGGAAAACTTCATTATGAGAACCCTTGCGGTTCACACCTCACCAATATAACTGTGCCTGCAGGTTTTATACCCGGTTCCTACAGCGGGTATTACACTTTCCAGGAAATACAGCAACGCATTGATTCATTAGTGAATCATTATCCCGGCCTTGTGCAGAAGATCATTTTGCCCACTGCTACGCTGGAAGGACGACCATTAATTGTTGTTAAAATATCGGATAACGTTACGCTTGATGAAGCGGAGCCTGAAGCGTTCTATACCGGTCTTCACCACGCCCGCGAAGGCATGAGCATGATGAACCTTATGTTCTTCATGCAATACCTCGTGGAAAATTATGCTGCCGACAACCGTATAAAAGAACTGGTCGACAGCCGGGAGCTTTACTTTATGCCCTGCGTTAACCCGGATGGTTATCGCTACAATGAAACCAGCGCTCCTTCGGGAGGCGGTATGTGGCGCAAGAACCGGCGGGTGAATGGCGGTGGTGTATACGGCGTAGATCTTAACAGGAATTATAATGTAGACTGGGGCGTTACGGGTACGAATATTAGTACCTCGCACAGCCCTTCCAATGATGCGTACGTGGGGCCTAATGAGTTTTCTGAAGCCGAAACACAGGCTATCAGGGCCTTTAGTGAAACGCGTTATTTTACCATTGCCATAGATCACCATGCCTATGGCAATTATTATGTAACGCCGTATGGAAGGCCGGCTAACCACCCCTTTACCACAGCCGATGTGAACTTTTACAAATATGCTTCTGCATTGATGGCCCGCTACAATGGCTATTTCGCCGGCGATGGCATGGCCACTGTTGGCTATTATGCGGTGGGCAACTCACGCGACTGGCATATTACCGGTGATATAGGAACTGGTACGAAGCAAAAAACGTATGGCTATACGGTGGAAGTAGGGTCGGGCAATGTGGGTTTCGGCTTCTGGCCCAATCCTGAAAATATTATTCCCATTGCCAAAAGTATGCTTTTTGCCAACCTCCAGATGGCCTACATGGCAGGTCCTTATTTTGAGCTGCAGGATATGAATACCATGGCTGTTAACAGCACAAGTGCCAGCTTCACATTCAGCCTGCGCCGTATTGGTCTTACGAATGCTCCTGTAACAGTTTCCCTTCTTCCGCTGGAACATGTTCAGTCTGTTGGGGCGTCTGTTACGATCAATAGTATAGCTAACTATTTCGATTCCGTACAAAGAAGCATTACCTACGAATTACCGTCCGGGCTGCCGGCCGGTACAAGGGTCCGCTTTGTGTACCAGATCAGTTCTGCAGGTATTAACCTGTACGATACGGTCACTAAAATATACCAGCCGCAATCTTTATTTACTGATAATATGGAGTGGTCTTCCACTGCCAACTGGACGTTCTCCGGCACCTGGGGCACCAGTACTACTGCTGCTTACCAGGGAACAAGATCACTGAGTGAATCGCCTTCGGGTAATTACGCTTCGGCTGCTACTACTATGGCTACCTGCAATACCAGCCTCAACCTGGCTGATGCCACAGCCGCCTATTTATCTTTTTGGGTGCGGCACCGGGCAGAGAATGCTTACGACAAGTTACAGATACAGGTGTCTTCCGGCGCAGGTTACCTGCCTGTATGCGGTAACAATACAGTATCAGAAGAGGTAGGTACGTTGGGTAGTCAGCCTGCGCTGACGGGGATACGGGAAGCCTGGACCAGGGAGATCATTGATCTCCGCGATTATCTCGGCAACCCGGTCGTGAATTTCCGATTCCGCTTCATGTCCAATGGTTCCAATGCAGAAGATGGTTTTTACATAGATAACATAGAGGTAGTGAAAGCTACCCAGCAATTGCTGGCCGTAAAGTTCATCAGCATTACTGCTGTGCGTGTACCTGAAGGCGCCCGGATCACCTGGGAGGTCGTAGCCGATAATGATCACGACCGCTTTGAAATAGAACGTTCAGATGATGGGGAGCATTTTAGCACCATTGGTACAGTAAAGGGAAATGCACCTTACCGGTTTATTGACCCTGCGCCCGGCGCTGTTAATTTCTACCGGGTGAGAGCGGTTGACATACGGGGCAGGAGTGATTATAGCAGGATTGTGACCCTGGAAAGCATCGACGCTTATACTGTCAATGTATTTCCTAATCCTGTTGAACGGATGCTGCATGTAAGATTTAATCAAACCGCCAAAACCAGGGTATTACTAACGATCACTGATATAGCAGGCCGCATACAATACCGGCAGCCTGTAAACCCGGATAAAGGTATCACCGACCGGCAGATCAATGTAAGCCAGTGGCCTGCACAGTTGTACCTGGTAAAGATCAGGAACCTGCAAACAGGGGAAGAATCCGTGTTCAAGATGATAAAGAAATAA
- a CDS encoding winged helix-turn-helix domain-containing protein, protein MEFKELDPILHSQLRLAVVSLLISVKEAEFTFIKEKTNATAGNLSVQINKLKEAGYIEVAKQFKDNYPQTTCKITPLGIKAFEEYVNNLQSYLGVNKS, encoded by the coding sequence ATGGAATTCAAAGAATTAGATCCTATATTACATTCACAGCTACGGCTGGCCGTTGTTTCACTCCTTATCAGCGTGAAAGAGGCGGAGTTTACGTTTATTAAAGAGAAGACCAATGCCACCGCCGGCAACCTCAGTGTGCAGATCAATAAGCTAAAAGAGGCCGGCTATATAGAAGTGGCCAAACAATTTAAAGACAACTACCCGCAAACTACCTGTAAAATAACCCCCCTCGGCATAAAAGCCTTTGAAGAATACGTCAACAACCTGCAATCCTATCTTGGGGTAAATAAGTCTTGA
- a CDS encoding Ig-like domain-containing protein codes for MKRNFTLLVAACLLTSIGAQAQVNENFNSRPGITTAQVKGHLQGECWIFKNVDVNDGWTPAIEGDGAMVTSSTSATATQNTGIYSQVVDIPGAVTITFDYKISDALPAGASRWISIYLTTPDLIIAGPYMAKIEIPSTAVAGQTYSFSQHFDGLGSGPYRVYLNIQGSGGDTRVAIDKLTIDAPLYYPGGCNEAPVAVNDSYDGAVNRTASGQVTMNDTDPNFESFDAYLTQNSVNGNVVLNTDGSFTFTPNPGWTGNSTTFKYRICDFGYDPQCSEEATVTLNFATSSTLPVSLVDFKGLYKDGGDVELSWVTTFEQSNDRFEVERSLDGEKWEVVGTLKSQGNSFVKKYYTFIDAVGRNVVSKKDLYYRLRQFDLNGKQSVTKMLIVRVYNTRALKTVSVSPNPAKNDIAVNVQLNEESYIVMKVLNANGAEVMRKSAKAGAGSNSYLMDGSSGLKPGMYVLEVTINSKERMIVKLIKE; via the coding sequence ATGAAACGGAACTTTACGCTTCTCGTTGCTGCATGTCTATTGACTTCTATTGGGGCGCAAGCTCAGGTTAACGAAAACTTCAACTCCCGCCCGGGAATCACCACTGCACAGGTAAAAGGTCATTTACAAGGCGAATGCTGGATCTTTAAAAATGTAGATGTAAATGATGGCTGGACACCTGCTATTGAAGGTGATGGTGCTATGGTAACTTCCAGCACCAGTGCCACCGCTACACAAAACACTGGTATCTATTCACAGGTAGTAGACATTCCCGGTGCTGTAACAATTACTTTTGATTATAAGATCAGTGATGCATTACCAGCCGGCGCCAGCAGGTGGATCAGCATTTACTTAACTACGCCCGACCTGATCATTGCCGGTCCTTATATGGCTAAAATAGAGATTCCCAGCACTGCCGTGGCTGGTCAAACATATTCTTTCAGTCAACACTTCGATGGCCTGGGTTCAGGACCTTACAGGGTTTACCTCAACATTCAGGGTTCCGGCGGAGATACCAGAGTGGCTATTGACAAACTTACAATTGATGCTCCGCTTTATTATCCAGGTGGTTGTAATGAAGCCCCCGTTGCTGTGAATGACAGCTACGACGGTGCTGTCAACCGCACAGCTTCAGGTCAGGTAACAATGAATGACACCGATCCCAACTTCGAATCATTTGATGCTTACCTGACCCAGAACTCTGTCAACGGAAATGTGGTGCTCAATACAGATGGCTCCTTTACTTTCACGCCCAATCCCGGCTGGACAGGTAATTCTACAACCTTCAAATACAGGATCTGCGATTTTGGTTATGATCCCCAGTGTTCTGAAGAAGCAACGGTGACACTGAACTTTGCTACTTCAAGCACTTTACCCGTAAGCCTGGTTGACTTCAAAGGCCTGTACAAGGATGGTGGTGATGTAGAGCTTAGTTGGGTTACCACTTTTGAACAAAGCAACGACCGCTTTGAAGTAGAAAGAAGCCTGGATGGTGAGAAATGGGAAGTAGTAGGCACTCTTAAATCACAAGGCAATTCTTTTGTGAAAAAATACTACACGTTCATTGATGCAGTAGGCCGTAATGTAGTGAGCAAGAAAGACCTGTACTATCGCCTGAGGCAGTTTGACCTGAATGGAAAACAGTCAGTGACCAAGATGCTGATTGTACGGGTATACAACACACGCGCACTGAAAACAGTAAGCGTGAGCCCCAATCCTGCCAAGAATGATATTGCAGTGAATGTTCAACTGAATGAAGAATCTTATATCGTGATGAAGGTATTGAATGCCAATGGTGCAGAAGTAATGAGGAAGTCGGCAAAGGCAGGAGCAGGTTCTAACAGCTACCTCATGGATGGCAGCAGTGGTTTGAAACCTGGTATGTATGTATTGGAAGTGACTATCAACAGCAAGGAACGCATGATCGTTAAGCTGATAAAAGAATAA
- a CDS encoding TonB-dependent receptor, whose product MLKLIPLILLALTWIASNAQTTITGKVKDTKGRLINGASIAIKDSYDGGTADSTGTYRFKTTEKGEQTLLVTSIGYKLYEQKVNLSGSTLTVNIVLKEEPNELTAVVITAGTFEASDTKRTTVLNPIDIVTTASANADITSAIRTLPGAQQVGENEGLFVRGGTAQETKVFIDGTMVNNFFFSSVPDIAQRGRFSPFIFKGTVFSAGGYSALYGQALSSALILESIDLPEQSSASVGISTVGLNAGYQQLAKKKNASWGINYNYVNLFAYFAVINQRVDNFQNPEFHNGEFNFRVKTSKTGMLKFYGYFNYSQLGVRRPDIDSAGLKNAFGLTNFNVYANLSWKEKLGKKWHLYMGTSYSDNTDKINNELQNLANEPQQIEDDPFGGKSFRVKAYGSLAQIKAVLERRLYGLSAIRFGGEYLYFKDRNDFTNQFVPKSLITTDDHFKAAFAEADLYITNDLAAKVGSRIEHSSLLDKANIAPRVSLAYKVGPKSQASLAYGVFYQKPEKDYYLRGYTYNDLVYTKATHYIANFQKVSRDYTLRVEAFYKKYDELTKTFASKGSNIIDSVGGGGYGDAKGIELFWRDRKTLKNVDYWISYSWLDTKRDYLNYPHAIQPNFAANHTVNLVVKKFVTKLKTQFNGSYTFATGRPYYNIRYDNGSAKFIIADQGKTIPYHSMSFSVNYLPKIGNTKTKNFIVWVFSVNNVIGNNQIFGYNYSANGARKEAIVPTAKRFFFLGCFMSFGVDRTEDIINSNL is encoded by the coding sequence ATGTTAAAACTTATACCTTTAATCCTGCTGGCACTCACCTGGATCGCGAGTAACGCCCAGACCACCATTACCGGGAAAGTAAAAGATACCAAAGGCCGCCTTATCAACGGCGCCAGTATAGCCATAAAAGACTCTTACGATGGCGGTACTGCCGATTCCACCGGCACTTATAGATTTAAGACCACTGAAAAGGGAGAGCAGACCCTGTTGGTAACCTCTATTGGCTATAAGTTATATGAGCAAAAAGTAAATCTTTCCGGCAGTACGCTTACGGTAAACATTGTATTGAAAGAAGAGCCCAATGAATTAACAGCTGTAGTGATCACTGCCGGAACTTTTGAAGCCAGCGACACGAAAAGGACCACCGTACTGAACCCCATAGATATTGTGACCACCGCCAGCGCCAATGCCGATATTACCAGCGCTATCAGGACCCTTCCCGGCGCCCAGCAGGTGGGTGAAAATGAAGGTTTGTTTGTGCGGGGCGGTACTGCCCAGGAAACCAAGGTGTTTATTGACGGCACCATGGTCAACAATTTTTTCTTCAGCAGCGTACCGGATATCGCCCAGCGTGGCCGCTTCTCCCCTTTTATTTTTAAGGGTACTGTTTTCAGTGCCGGCGGCTATTCTGCCTTATATGGACAAGCCCTGTCCTCTGCCCTGATCCTGGAATCTATTGACCTGCCCGAACAAAGCTCAGCCAGTGTAGGTATTTCCACCGTAGGGCTCAATGCAGGTTACCAGCAACTGGCCAAAAAGAAAAATGCCTCCTGGGGCATTAATTATAATTATGTGAACCTGTTTGCTTACTTCGCTGTCATTAATCAACGGGTAGATAATTTCCAAAACCCTGAATTCCACAATGGCGAATTCAACTTCCGGGTAAAAACTTCCAAAACCGGGATGCTCAAGTTCTATGGCTATTTCAATTATAGCCAGTTGGGGGTGCGCAGACCAGATATTGATTCTGCAGGTCTCAAGAACGCGTTTGGATTGACCAATTTTAATGTATATGCCAACCTTTCGTGGAAAGAGAAGCTGGGTAAGAAATGGCATTTATATATGGGCACTTCCTACAGTGATAACACTGACAAGATCAACAATGAATTACAAAACCTGGCCAATGAGCCCCAGCAAATAGAAGATGATCCTTTCGGTGGCAAGAGTTTCAGGGTTAAAGCGTATGGAAGCCTGGCGCAGATCAAAGCAGTACTGGAAAGAAGGTTGTATGGCCTCAGCGCGATCCGTTTTGGCGGAGAATACCTGTATTTCAAAGACCGGAACGATTTCACGAACCAGTTTGTTCCCAAATCGCTGATCACAACAGATGATCATTTTAAAGCGGCTTTTGCCGAAGCAGACCTGTATATCACAAATGACCTGGCAGCTAAAGTGGGTAGCCGCATAGAGCACTCCTCCCTGCTGGACAAAGCCAATATTGCTCCCCGTGTATCGCTGGCGTATAAAGTAGGCCCTAAATCACAGGCATCGTTGGCCTATGGCGTATTTTACCAAAAGCCCGAAAAGGATTATTACCTGCGGGGCTATACGTACAATGACCTGGTCTATACAAAAGCTACCCATTATATCGCTAACTTCCAGAAGGTAAGCCGGGATTATACGTTGCGTGTAGAAGCATTTTATAAGAAGTATGACGAACTGACCAAAACATTCGCCAGCAAAGGCAGTAATATCATTGACAGCGTGGGTGGCGGTGGTTATGGTGATGCAAAGGGAATTGAGCTTTTCTGGAGAGACCGCAAAACGTTGAAGAATGTTGATTACTGGATCTCTTATTCCTGGCTCGATACGAAAAGGGATTACCTGAATTATCCCCATGCTATTCAGCCCAATTTCGCTGCCAATCATACCGTAAACCTCGTCGTGAAGAAGTTTGTGACCAAACTGAAAACACAGTTCAATGGCTCCTATACTTTCGCTACCGGCAGGCCCTATTACAATATCCGCTACGACAATGGCAGCGCCAAGTTCATCATTGCTGATCAGGGAAAGACGATTCCCTACCACAGCATGAGCTTTAGTGTGAACTACCTGCCGAAGATCGGCAATACGAAGACCAAGAATTTTATCGTGTGGGTATTCTCTGTAAACAATGTGATTGGCAACAACCAAATCTTTGGCTATAATTATTCAGCCAATGGGGCCCGCAAAGAAGCTATTGTGCCTACTGCCAAACGCTTCTTTTTCCTGGGCTGCTTCATGAGCTTTGGTGTTGACAGAACAGAAGATATTATCAACAGTAATTTATAA